Proteins encoded in a region of the Corynebacterium breve genome:
- a CDS encoding beta-glucosidase family protein, which translates to MTESQRPWMDDNLSDRERAEKLVENMTLEQKIAQLHGGMETINIYAASNEIDPEDEDAMEQLAMQIQIERHVPEIPELGIPRFRITNGPVGVGMGDGTPSPPATALPMTIGVAASFDPELAFKYGDIIGRETDDLGQHVLEGPGVCLHRTVTAGRNFEYFSEDPYLSGVMGIEVTKAIQAHDIIAMAKHYAVNDQEFERFRTNVEVDEQTLREMYLLPFEMVVKDGQVAAIMSAYNRVRGDYATENRYLLNDVLRGDWGFEGYVQSDFWSTRSAAASLNAGLDHEMPDAKWLNEDNVKAALEDTSLEIELVDRALVRRYTQMFRFNQFDREYAPREIDAAGNGAISREIGADMAVLLKNDKNILPLDPNSAGKILIVGQEKFAKYACQGGGGSSKVDPLYTVDPEPGLRDVIADLGGSATVESFIVERDLSNLEGAVEAAKGADTVLIMAGLIATEGADMPTMLMPQKQSDMIAELLKANDNSVVVLKSSAPLVMPWIDDAATVLEVWNQGAEDGHVVGDLVFGSVNPSGKVPTTYPKTEADWIGHDHPERYPGVNLGEGYNTITYSEGLEMGYRWFQANDVTPAFPFGYGLSYTSFELSDVSVAGSAAGVKVSATVKNTGDVAGAEVVQVYLGIPSEGQPPKRLVGFAKVQVEPGSSAAVEINIDADATHHPLSVWDVAARDFVVPSGEFTVYVGTSSDDDSHVEKFTV; encoded by the coding sequence ATGACAGAATCACAACGTCCTTGGATGGACGACAACCTCTCCGACCGCGAGCGTGCCGAAAAGCTCGTGGAAAACATGACCCTGGAGCAGAAGATCGCTCAGCTCCACGGCGGCATGGAGACCATTAACATTTACGCGGCGTCCAACGAGATTGACCCCGAAGACGAAGATGCCATGGAGCAGCTGGCCATGCAGATTCAGATCGAGCGCCACGTGCCGGAGATTCCAGAACTGGGTATCCCGCGCTTCCGCATTACCAACGGCCCAGTCGGCGTGGGCATGGGCGATGGCACCCCGTCTCCACCGGCGACCGCTTTGCCGATGACCATTGGTGTTGCGGCTTCTTTTGACCCCGAGCTGGCGTTTAAATACGGCGATATCATTGGCCGCGAGACCGATGATCTAGGCCAGCACGTGCTGGAAGGCCCAGGCGTGTGTCTGCACCGCACCGTAACTGCAGGCCGCAACTTTGAGTACTTCTCCGAGGATCCTTACCTCTCCGGCGTGATGGGTATCGAGGTGACCAAGGCGATCCAGGCACACGACATCATCGCGATGGCCAAGCACTATGCGGTCAACGACCAGGAATTCGAGCGCTTCCGCACCAACGTCGAGGTTGACGAGCAGACCCTACGCGAGATGTACCTTTTGCCCTTCGAAATGGTGGTCAAGGACGGCCAGGTCGCAGCGATCATGTCGGCCTACAATCGCGTGCGCGGCGACTACGCAACGGAAAACCGCTACCTGCTTAACGACGTCCTCCGCGGCGACTGGGGCTTCGAAGGCTACGTCCAGTCGGACTTCTGGTCCACCCGCTCTGCAGCCGCTTCCTTGAACGCCGGCCTAGACCACGAAATGCCGGATGCCAAGTGGCTCAACGAGGACAACGTCAAGGCAGCCTTGGAAGACACTTCCTTGGAAATCGAGCTGGTCGACCGCGCACTGGTGCGCCGCTACACCCAGATGTTCCGCTTTAACCAGTTCGACCGCGAGTACGCCCCGCGCGAAATCGACGCGGCTGGCAACGGTGCGATCTCCCGCGAGATCGGCGCGGACATGGCCGTTTTGCTGAAGAACGACAAGAACATCCTGCCACTGGATCCGAACTCCGCGGGCAAGATCCTGATCGTGGGGCAGGAGAAGTTTGCCAAGTACGCCTGCCAGGGTGGCGGCGGCTCGTCCAAGGTGGATCCGCTGTACACCGTGGACCCAGAGCCAGGCCTGCGCGACGTCATCGCCGATTTGGGCGGCAGCGCTACCGTTGAGTCCTTCATCGTGGAACGCGACCTGTCCAACCTCGAAGGTGCCGTCGAGGCAGCTAAGGGCGCCGATACCGTGCTTATCATGGCCGGCCTAATCGCCACCGAGGGCGCCGACATGCCAACCATGCTCATGCCACAAAAGCAATCCGACATGATTGCTGAGCTGCTGAAGGCCAACGACAACTCTGTGGTCGTGCTGAAGTCTTCCGCACCGCTGGTCATGCCATGGATCGACGATGCAGCCACCGTCCTCGAAGTGTGGAACCAGGGCGCCGAGGACGGCCACGTTGTCGGCGACCTTGTCTTCGGCAGCGTTAACCCATCCGGCAAGGTCCCAACCACCTACCCAAAGACTGAGGCGGATTGGATCGGCCACGATCACCCCGAGCGCTACCCAGGTGTCAACCTTGGCGAAGGCTACAACACCATCACCTATTCCGAGGGGCTGGAGATGGGTTACCGCTGGTTCCAGGCCAACGATGTCACCCCGGCGTTCCCATTTGGCTACGGTTTGTCCTACACCAGCTTCGAGCTTTCCGACGTCTCCGTCGCCGGCTCCGCAGCAGGCGTGAAGGTCTCCGCCACCGTGAAGAACACCGGCGATGTCGCAGGTGCCGAGGTTGTCCAGGTCTACCTGGGTATTCCTTCCGAGGGCCAGCCACCGAAGCGCCTGGTCGGTTTTGCCAAGGTGCAGGTTGAGCCGGGTTCCTCCGCCGCAGTGGAGATCAACATCGACGCAGATGCAACCCATCACCCACTGAGCGTGTGGGATGTCGCAGCACGCGACTTTGTGGTGCCATCGGGCGAATTCACCGTGTACGTGGGCACGTCTTCTGACGATGACTCGCACGTGGAGAAATTCACCGTGTAG
- a CDS encoding lactate racemase domain-containing protein codes for MTKENLTLPVPEGLAAQASLLGSPTDSLSDDQARQFILEQLEGADIDDKNVVVVIPDGTRSGPHALMIQSAYDALENRAQSITILIALGTHAAMPEAAIEKLLGVGESELKSRFPKAQILNHDWQNPDAIVSLGTVPADEIERLTSGLLHDRAMDVQINKLVAEADVNLVVGPIFPHEVVGMSGGNKYFFPGCSVHDVIDISHWVGALITASDIIGTLGITPVRQLINTASDMIPGEKLAITYVATTGDDDSLTLHSVAFGTTESAWAANAEIAHQTHIKWLDAPYKRIVSKVPEMYEDLWTGAKGVYKMEPVCADGGEIIVYAPHITEIAEMHPGIGEIGYHCIDYFIKQWDKFKDHPWGEIAHSTHVRGLGEYDAETGVETLRINITLASRVPREVCEAYNLGYADPDTLDWAEFESDPDTLVVEHAGEILHRLKK; via the coding sequence ATGACAAAAGAAAACCTGACGCTCCCCGTGCCAGAGGGTCTGGCTGCTCAAGCTTCGCTGCTGGGCTCACCCACCGATTCGCTTAGCGACGATCAGGCCCGCCAATTCATCCTTGAGCAATTGGAAGGCGCCGACATCGACGACAAGAACGTTGTCGTCGTGATCCCAGACGGTACGCGCTCAGGCCCGCACGCGTTGATGATCCAGTCGGCATACGATGCCCTGGAAAACCGCGCACAGTCGATCACCATCCTGATCGCATTGGGCACGCACGCGGCAATGCCAGAAGCAGCGATTGAAAAACTGCTGGGCGTAGGTGAGAGTGAACTAAAGTCTCGCTTCCCTAAGGCGCAGATTCTCAACCACGACTGGCAGAACCCCGACGCAATTGTCTCCCTAGGCACCGTGCCTGCCGACGAGATTGAGCGATTGACGTCCGGCCTGTTGCATGACCGCGCGATGGACGTGCAGATCAATAAGCTCGTCGCCGAGGCAGACGTGAACTTAGTCGTCGGCCCGATCTTCCCTCACGAAGTAGTCGGCATGTCCGGTGGCAACAAGTACTTCTTCCCTGGCTGCTCAGTACACGATGTCATCGATATCTCCCACTGGGTCGGTGCCCTCATCACCGCCTCCGACATCATCGGCACCTTGGGAATCACCCCCGTACGCCAGCTGATTAACACCGCGTCGGACATGATCCCGGGAGAGAAGCTCGCGATCACTTACGTGGCAACCACAGGCGACGACGATTCCCTGACTTTGCACTCGGTAGCGTTTGGCACTACCGAATCCGCGTGGGCCGCTAACGCTGAAATCGCACACCAGACCCACATCAAGTGGCTCGACGCGCCATACAAGCGCATCGTGTCCAAGGTGCCCGAAATGTATGAGGACCTCTGGACCGGCGCCAAGGGTGTCTACAAGATGGAACCGGTGTGCGCCGACGGTGGCGAGATCATCGTTTACGCACCGCACATCACTGAGATCGCCGAAATGCACCCAGGCATCGGCGAGATCGGCTACCACTGCATCGACTACTTCATCAAGCAGTGGGATAAATTCAAAGACCACCCTTGGGGGGAAATCGCACACTCGACTCACGTCCGTGGACTCGGCGAATACGATGCTGAGACCGGAGTGGAGACCCTGCGCATCAACATCACCCTGGCCTCCCGAGTTCCTCGCGAGGTTTGCGAAGCCTACAACCTTGGATACGCCGACCCAGACACGCTGGACTGGGCCGAATTCGAATCGGACCCAGACACCCTCGTCGTCGAGCACGCCGGCGAAATCCTTCACCGATTAAAGAAATAA
- a CDS encoding SRPBCC family protein, which yields MDKAFAAVAHPSQWWAKSITAKAGDEGETFEVDIPEHYSHLRVTECEPGERLVWHVDPTGHEDEQGEWKDTDLIFEFEEKGDKTEITFTHRGMQEHLETYDQDTSEWKRQIAKGLIPLIDEGKGEPLEADN from the coding sequence GTGGACAAGGCTTTTGCTGCCGTTGCGCACCCTTCGCAGTGGTGGGCGAAGTCGATCACAGCGAAGGCTGGCGACGAGGGCGAAACCTTCGAGGTGGACATCCCCGAGCACTATTCCCACCTGCGCGTCACGGAGTGCGAGCCAGGCGAGCGCCTTGTCTGGCACGTCGATCCCACCGGCCACGAGGACGAGCAAGGGGAGTGGAAAGACACCGACCTCATCTTCGAGTTCGAGGAAAAGGGCGACAAGACCGAGATCACCTTTACTCACCGCGGAATGCAGGAGCACTTGGAAACCTACGATCAGGACACATCCGAGTGGAAGCGCCAAATTGCCAAGGGGCTCATTCCGCTTATCGACGAAGGCAAGGGCGAGCCGTTAGAGGCGGATAACTAA
- a CDS encoding TetR/AcrR family transcriptional regulator → MTSEPRRRLSSAERRAVILEAAGDLFGQAPYSEVPTQKIADQSGSSQALIFHYFGSKAGLYSAWVDETMQKLHNTIDAALDELPPNTSSRDKVRTAVEIYLGHVQAQPLSWSLTRRGNDEPPEATNTRLEFQDQMFTKLMGLLDPQSRRGEFAIAGIFGFIDAACLEWVDNDCEADDYYSLLDAILGSLQGALGDWGN, encoded by the coding sequence ATGACTTCCGAACCTCGCCGCCGCCTCAGCAGTGCAGAACGCCGCGCCGTCATCCTTGAAGCCGCCGGCGACCTCTTCGGACAAGCCCCCTACTCCGAGGTGCCCACCCAGAAGATCGCCGACCAATCCGGTTCTTCCCAGGCCCTGATTTTCCACTACTTTGGCTCCAAGGCTGGTCTCTATTCTGCCTGGGTCGATGAAACCATGCAGAAGCTGCACAACACGATCGACGCAGCACTCGATGAGCTACCGCCGAACACCTCCTCACGCGACAAGGTACGCACCGCAGTAGAGATCTACCTCGGACACGTCCAAGCGCAGCCTTTGAGCTGGTCGCTCACCCGCCGCGGCAACGATGAACCGCCAGAAGCGACAAACACCCGCCTGGAATTTCAGGATCAGATGTTTACCAAACTCATGGGTCTCCTCGACCCACAGAGCAGGCGCGGCGAGTTCGCCATCGCCGGAATCTTCGGCTTCATCGACGCCGCCTGCCTCGAGTGGGTAGACAACGACTGCGAAGCCGACGACTACTACTCCCTTCTCGACGCGATTCTCGGATCACTCCAAGGCGCGCTGGGCGACTGGGGCAATTAG
- a CDS encoding alpha-amylase family protein — MNMLDTSIWWQVYPLGSTGAPIRDRSGDDSGHRLQQLEPWLDYLLELGCNGLLLGPIFESETHGYDTIDHFMIDRRLGTLDVFDRLMRACNERGIRVMLDGVFNHVSRNHEAVAAGRAGSTDWEGHESLATLHHADPLVQDKVVEIMEFWLARGISGWRLDVAYSVPPEFWRAVLGRVRQNYPHAVFLGEVIHGDYTQIAQAGTLDSVTQYELWKAMWSSLNDANFFELAHALNRHQEFSNHMITNTFVGNHDVDRIASKVRQDKVLLAVAMLMTLPGSPSIYYGDEQGFTGMRGEGFAADDPVRPPLPATPEELSPIGQWVLNAHKALIALRRQHPWLATGTVEVLDNTNETISYTVSSNDRQIQVDVWLEPNPGVHVHTGGNTLYKL, encoded by the coding sequence ATGAACATGCTCGACACATCCATCTGGTGGCAGGTCTACCCACTTGGTTCCACCGGTGCGCCGATTCGCGATCGTTCCGGCGACGACTCTGGGCATCGTCTCCAGCAGCTTGAGCCGTGGTTGGATTACCTACTCGAACTCGGCTGCAACGGCCTACTTCTCGGTCCAATTTTTGAATCCGAAACCCACGGATATGACACCATCGATCACTTCATGATCGACCGCCGCCTCGGCACCCTCGACGTCTTCGACCGCCTAATGCGTGCCTGCAACGAGCGCGGCATCCGCGTCATGCTCGACGGCGTGTTCAACCATGTCTCCCGAAACCACGAGGCTGTCGCAGCAGGTCGCGCCGGCTCCACCGACTGGGAGGGCCACGAATCGTTGGCCACCTTGCACCACGCAGACCCGCTGGTCCAAGACAAGGTAGTGGAAATTATGGAGTTCTGGCTCGCCCGCGGTATCTCCGGCTGGCGCCTCGATGTTGCCTACTCAGTTCCGCCCGAGTTCTGGCGGGCGGTCTTGGGTCGCGTGCGCCAGAACTACCCGCACGCCGTCTTCCTCGGCGAAGTCATCCACGGCGACTATACCCAGATCGCCCAGGCGGGCACGCTCGACAGCGTCACCCAGTATGAGCTGTGGAAGGCAATGTGGAGCTCCCTCAATGACGCAAACTTCTTCGAGCTTGCGCACGCGTTGAACCGCCACCAGGAGTTTTCCAACCACATGATCACCAATACTTTTGTCGGCAACCACGACGTTGACCGTATCGCGTCCAAGGTCCGCCAAGACAAGGTGCTTCTCGCGGTAGCCATGCTCATGACGCTTCCTGGCTCCCCGAGCATCTATTACGGCGATGAGCAGGGCTTTACCGGCATGCGCGGCGAAGGTTTCGCCGCCGACGATCCGGTCCGCCCGCCGTTGCCAGCTACACCAGAGGAACTTTCGCCGATTGGGCAGTGGGTCCTTAATGCACATAAAGCGCTCATTGCTTTGCGACGACAGCATCCGTGGCTTGCTACCGGCACCGTAGAAGTGCTCGACAACACCAACGAGACAATCAGCTACACCGTTTCCTCGAACGATCGGCAGATCCAGGTGGACGTGTGGCTAGAGCCGAATCCCGGAGTTCATGTCCATACAGGTGGCAATACCCTGTATAAGCTGTAG
- a CDS encoding pentapeptide repeat-containing protein produces MYRAMPGSWANVLAGKDISGKDMSNYDLTDINLEGSVCRECSFRGSMLAWANLRSADFTDADFTDAILSESDFRGSTLTRADLTGAYLKPIIADSEQFSDCIGVELSMLLQSWGSRKTGVK; encoded by the coding sequence ATGTATAGAGCAATGCCTGGTTCATGGGCTAATGTTTTAGCCGGAAAAGACATTTCTGGAAAGGATATGTCTAATTATGACCTCACTGATATCAATCTTGAAGGAAGCGTGTGCCGGGAATGCTCATTCCGAGGTTCCATGTTGGCATGGGCTAATTTGAGATCGGCAGATTTCACCGACGCAGATTTTACGGACGCAATTCTTAGTGAGTCGGATTTTCGTGGATCGACGTTAACACGTGCTGACTTAACAGGCGCATATCTAAAGCCCATTATTGCTGATTCAGAACAGTTTTCTGACTGCATAGGGGTTGAATTATCGATGCTGTTGCAAAGTTGGGGCAGTAGAAAGACCGGCGTGAAATAA
- a CDS encoding alpha/beta fold hydrolase, with translation MENQEKLASSSDGTKLAYIEVGTGPALVITHGSLAGKDQWEPAVQELSGDVTCYVYDRRGRGSSGDSPSYSMQTEMDDLAAILQIAGEGATILGHSYGALCVLEYALKSKGHHPIIAFEPPLAVDEPVAGEPWVEYRNAIEAGNNDDALRLGLRSFVRASDAEVEAMANSSSWPSLLEIAPTWVRELREIDALGSGASRYAPLVERSTAVLVGTATSPFLLKSAEALIDAVPSIHPVSMPGLNHFAHVFDPVGFAGHVRHAMGIE, from the coding sequence GTGGAAAATCAGGAAAAGCTCGCGAGTAGTTCTGACGGCACCAAGCTTGCTTACATAGAGGTTGGGACTGGTCCAGCCCTTGTGATCACCCACGGATCACTTGCAGGTAAAGATCAGTGGGAGCCTGCGGTCCAGGAATTAAGCGGTGATGTCACCTGTTATGTGTACGATCGTCGCGGCCGCGGGTCTAGCGGTGATTCCCCCTCATACTCCATGCAAACGGAGATGGATGACCTTGCGGCGATTCTGCAGATCGCAGGTGAAGGTGCAACAATTCTCGGCCACTCGTATGGTGCCTTGTGCGTTCTGGAGTATGCCTTGAAGTCGAAAGGACATCATCCGATCATTGCATTTGAACCACCACTTGCTGTAGATGAGCCAGTTGCGGGGGAACCATGGGTCGAGTATCGGAACGCTATCGAGGCAGGAAACAATGATGATGCACTACGGCTGGGGTTACGTAGCTTTGTCCGTGCCTCGGACGCTGAGGTAGAAGCGATGGCGAACAGCTCCTCCTGGCCGTCTCTCCTCGAAATTGCCCCAACCTGGGTTCGCGAGCTTCGCGAAATCGATGCACTTGGAAGTGGTGCAAGCAGGTATGCACCCCTGGTGGAGAGGTCTACCGCCGTCCTCGTCGGCACTGCGACTTCCCCATTTCTTCTCAAGTCTGCAGAAGCGCTAATAGATGCCGTGCCGAGTATTCATCCTGTGTCCATGCCCGGTTTGAATCATTTTGCACATGTTTTCGATCCTGTAGGGTTTGCGGGCCATGTCCGTCACGCTATGGGCATTGAGTAA
- a CDS encoding MFS transporter, which produces MTSSTANQSAESRRASTSPATSKPRRSAGFVIFLCFLTIVFDGYDLVVYGTIVPALLAYEEWGLTPVQTGAYGSYALAGMFIGAIIVGYLTDVIGRRKVLIASIIAFSLLMVATAFAPSPFWFGAFRFLAGLGLGGVIPTAIAITVEFSRRERRNFNNALMFSGYAFGGIMAAILAMLLLPHIGFRGMLAIGALPLVTILPLVFFLMPESPAYLRSKGDVAEANAVLEQHGLNPYPPTAATDDAKRFDHEPKRKSAMAELFRSRFIVATLLFCLAGIAGQTLVYGLNTWMPQLLVMADYSINSSLSFLLTTNVGAVFGVLVSSRLADRVGPRAMVMFSFIASGTALVLMGTGIFPLWAMYLLVAVVGFGSIGAQILVNGFVATFYPDDVRASALGLTLGIGRIGAVIAIAGGGVLVSMALSTFANFSVWAIAAGIGLIAALLVPRAPR; this is translated from the coding sequence ATGACTTCCTCCACCGCGAATCAATCCGCAGAGAGTAGGCGTGCATCAACGTCGCCTGCAACAAGCAAACCACGCCGCTCGGCTGGGTTTGTTATCTTTCTCTGTTTCTTAACAATCGTTTTCGATGGTTACGACCTTGTCGTCTATGGAACCATCGTTCCAGCCCTCCTAGCTTACGAGGAGTGGGGGCTGACTCCTGTTCAGACCGGCGCATATGGCAGTTATGCTCTTGCAGGTATGTTCATTGGCGCGATCATCGTCGGGTATTTGACCGATGTCATCGGTCGTCGAAAAGTATTGATCGCTTCGATCATCGCCTTCTCCCTGTTAATGGTGGCTACCGCATTTGCTCCCTCACCATTCTGGTTTGGTGCTTTCCGATTCCTGGCAGGACTAGGTTTGGGTGGAGTGATTCCAACGGCTATTGCGATCACCGTTGAGTTCTCACGCCGCGAACGTAGAAACTTCAATAACGCTTTAATGTTTTCTGGGTACGCTTTTGGTGGCATCATGGCTGCAATCCTGGCGATGTTGCTCCTTCCTCATATCGGCTTCCGTGGCATGTTGGCCATCGGTGCCTTGCCTCTGGTGACGATCCTGCCGCTGGTGTTCTTCTTGATGCCCGAATCTCCGGCGTACTTGCGTTCCAAGGGCGATGTCGCAGAGGCAAATGCTGTTCTCGAGCAGCATGGTCTGAATCCCTACCCGCCAACTGCTGCAACGGATGATGCGAAACGCTTCGACCACGAGCCCAAGCGAAAATCCGCAATGGCTGAACTGTTCCGTAGTCGCTTTATTGTGGCAACACTACTGTTCTGTCTTGCTGGAATCGCAGGCCAAACGCTCGTGTACGGTTTGAACACGTGGATGCCCCAGTTGCTCGTCATGGCTGACTATTCGATCAATTCGTCGCTCAGTTTTTTGCTGACGACAAACGTTGGTGCAGTCTTCGGTGTGCTTGTTTCTTCTCGGCTAGCTGACCGCGTAGGGCCTCGCGCGATGGTGATGTTCTCTTTCATCGCCTCCGGTACGGCTCTGGTACTCATGGGCACTGGTATCTTCCCACTGTGGGCCATGTATTTGCTAGTTGCAGTGGTTGGTTTCGGTTCGATTGGTGCCCAGATTCTGGTCAACGGATTCGTCGCCACCTTCTACCCTGATGATGTACGAGCAAGTGCGCTGGGACTGACCCTCGGCATTGGTCGAATCGGTGCAGTGATTGCTATTGCCGGTGGTGGAGTGCTGGTTTCCATGGCGTTGAGCACTTTTGCCAACTTTTCTGTCTGGGCGATTGCAGCGGGCATCGGCTTGATCGCTGCGCTGCTTGTCCCCCGCGCACCGCGCTAA
- a CDS encoding PaaX family transcriptional regulator, with amino-acid sequence MNAREVIFDVCGDYLRYLDEPPRLSVISQLLEPLGYTPTNIRMALSRMRRSGWFITERDGREARYRISEKTIKFLDDGYTRIFSLPTQTWGHQWVLADVSDKDLSRSDKDRLFKKLEWERFAPMTGNFWVSALQDVNESRQALDRAGVEEFSIATLRTESLEKDRKIARRCWDLEELTQARSAFLSKWTPAMTDEGLSPLLAYQRRITLISDYRRIVHQDPQLPAILHPTGPSPLVAHQVFVQVHDFLAPLATAFVSSVNTPIEP; translated from the coding sequence ATGAATGCACGCGAAGTCATCTTCGATGTTTGCGGAGATTACCTGCGCTACCTGGACGAACCGCCAAGGCTAAGCGTAATCTCACAACTCTTAGAACCACTTGGGTACACCCCCACGAATATCCGCATGGCACTATCCCGAATGCGGAGGAGCGGCTGGTTCATTACCGAACGCGACGGCCGCGAAGCCCGCTATCGAATAAGCGAAAAGACCATCAAGTTCCTCGATGATGGATACACTCGGATTTTTAGCCTTCCGACCCAAACTTGGGGCCACCAATGGGTCTTGGCAGATGTATCGGACAAGGACCTTTCACGCTCCGACAAAGACCGACTTTTCAAGAAACTCGAATGGGAGAGATTTGCTCCCATGACCGGGAATTTTTGGGTTTCCGCACTTCAGGATGTAAATGAGTCTCGGCAGGCCCTAGACCGTGCCGGGGTCGAGGAATTTTCCATCGCTACGCTGCGCACCGAGTCACTCGAGAAAGACCGCAAGATTGCACGCCGCTGCTGGGATCTAGAAGAACTAACGCAAGCTCGATCTGCCTTCCTCTCCAAGTGGACGCCAGCTATGACCGATGAGGGGCTGTCACCATTACTGGCTTACCAACGACGTATCACTCTTATCAGTGACTATCGCCGGATTGTCCACCAAGACCCGCAGTTACCTGCAATTTTGCACCCGACCGGCCCCTCCCCCCTCGTGGCCCACCAAGTCTTTGTGCAGGTGCACGACTTCCTAGCGCCCCTGGCTACCGCTTTTGTATCTTCCGTCAACACGCCGATAGAGCCGTAG
- a CDS encoding FAD-dependent monooxygenase: MKIAIIGGGPGGLLAGKLLKEADPSRTVEVYERGREEDVFGFGVVFSDATLSYITEADETLDETLRDLGKHWSRIDVVAKGETHSFEGNGMSAVHRRDLLDRLRNSARSIGVDLMFEAERTIDDFPDYDLIVAADGTNSAARQAVGEEVLGHTLDIASAKFIWFGTTKIFDGLTFLHRKSEHGNFAVHAYPISNELSTFIVEANEDAWRNAGLDEFDVTQTPGPSDMKSKEYLETLFADELDGGEIVVNNSRWSNFRGRATKRWYKGNVVFLGDAIHTAHFSVGSGTKMAMEDAIALAAAINENPDNITQALVAYEEAAQPRVNKVQKYAAPSLAWWEHFERYYDAFDPLTFTTHFFTRSIPLSKIAKRDPELATAATEAWLKEFGNDPITSTISLGGFDFTGRVFQLNGEVLSQQEQNLDIQANGGAIIDAPKETTDIPAVAENVKNAAFVVIRDGDPLNKRLLSEEIRLKHSIPTLLTFAADEFSDDIANTEIISRRADAIVRN; encoded by the coding sequence ATGAAAATTGCAATCATCGGAGGGGGCCCCGGCGGCCTTCTGGCTGGTAAACTCCTCAAAGAAGCAGATCCATCCCGCACCGTCGAGGTGTATGAGCGTGGACGCGAAGAAGATGTTTTCGGCTTTGGAGTCGTCTTTTCAGACGCAACGTTGAGCTACATCACCGAGGCTGATGAGACACTTGATGAAACGCTGCGCGACCTAGGAAAGCACTGGTCCCGGATCGATGTTGTCGCTAAGGGCGAAACGCACTCCTTCGAGGGCAACGGTATGTCCGCAGTACACCGTCGTGATCTTCTCGACCGCCTACGCAACAGTGCCCGCTCGATCGGCGTTGACCTCATGTTTGAGGCTGAGCGAACCATCGATGACTTCCCAGACTATGACTTGATCGTTGCTGCAGACGGCACTAACTCGGCAGCACGACAGGCAGTCGGCGAGGAAGTGCTTGGCCACACTCTCGACATTGCAAGCGCAAAGTTCATCTGGTTCGGCACCACGAAAATCTTTGACGGGCTTACCTTCCTTCACAGGAAGAGCGAGCACGGAAACTTCGCGGTGCACGCTTACCCAATCAGCAATGAGCTGTCCACGTTCATCGTTGAGGCTAACGAAGATGCCTGGCGCAACGCAGGCCTCGATGAGTTCGATGTCACGCAAACCCCAGGTCCATCTGACATGAAGTCAAAGGAATACCTAGAGACGCTCTTCGCAGATGAACTTGATGGCGGCGAAATCGTAGTAAACAATTCTCGTTGGTCCAACTTCCGTGGTCGCGCGACCAAGCGCTGGTACAAGGGCAACGTCGTTTTCCTCGGCGATGCCATCCACACCGCCCACTTCTCTGTCGGATCTGGCACCAAAATGGCCATGGAAGATGCCATCGCACTCGCTGCTGCTATCAATGAAAACCCAGACAACATCACGCAGGCACTAGTCGCTTATGAAGAGGCTGCGCAGCCACGCGTCAACAAGGTCCAAAAGTACGCCGCACCTTCCCTCGCATGGTGGGAGCACTTCGAGCGCTACTACGATGCTTTCGACCCGTTGACCTTTACCACCCACTTCTTTACCCGCTCCATTCCGCTGAGCAAGATTGCTAAGCGAGATCCTGAACTGGCTACCGCGGCTACTGAAGCATGGCTCAAGGAATTTGGAAACGATCCGATCACCTCCACAATTTCACTCGGCGGTTTTGATTTCACCGGACGTGTCTTCCAGCTCAACGGTGAAGTCCTTAGCCAGCAAGAACAGAATTTGGATATCCAGGCCAACGGCGGTGCAATCATCGACGCACCGAAAGAGACCACCGATATCCCCGCTGTAGCAGAAAATGTCAAGAACGCTGCTTTCGTCGTTATCCGCGATGGCGACCCACTGAACAAGCGCTTGCTTTCTGAGGAAATTCGCCTCAAACACAGCATTCCTACTCTTCTCACGTTCGCAGCAGACGAATTCTCCGACGACATCGCAAACACCGAAATCATTTCTCGTCGCGCAGACGCCATCGTAAGGAATTAA